DNA from Candidatus Methylomirabilota bacterium:
GGCCGGGAGGCCGCCGTCCTCTTCGCCGAGGAGGGCGCGCGCGTCGTCGCGTGCGACATCATCAAAACGGCCGCGGATGAGACCGCGGCGCTGGTCGAGAAGGCGGGCGGCCAGGCCGTGGCGGTCATCGGCGACGTTGCCGTTGAAGACGACGTGAAGAAGATGGTGGAGGAAGGCGTGAAGCGTTTCGGGGCGCTCCACGTTCTCTACAACAACGCGGGCGTCCTGTGGAAGGACAAGGACCGCTCGGTGCTGGAGACCGACGGCGCGCAGTGGGACCGCGTCATGGCCATCAACCTCAAGAGCGTCTTCTGGGTCACCAAGCACGGCATCCCGTACCTGAAGCAGGCCGGCGGCGGATCCATCATCCTCGTCGGCTCGGTCTCCGCGCTGGCGGGCTTCACGCGCGCGCAGGATGCGTACACGGCGGCCAAGGGCGCCCTGATCTCACTCAACAAGTCGCTGGCCATCCAGTTCGCGAAGGACCGGATCCGCTCCAATATCATCCACCCGGGGATCGTCGAGACCCCGCTGCAGGCTCCGTACCTCACGCCCGAGCTCAGAGCCGAGTTCAACACGGGCATTCCGCTGGGACGCATCGGCCAGCCCCGGGACATCGCCTACGCCGCGCTCTTCCTTGCGTCTGAGGAGTCGTCCTTCATGACGGGCGCCGAGATGATCGTCGACGGCGGTTTCATGGCCCAATAACCCCGTTGCGCTTTCTGGAGGCACGCATGCTCACACGGACCTTCCGCACCGCTCTCGCAGCGCTGGCGACGGTGGCGCTGCTCGCGCCGCCCGCCCTGGCACAGAAGCAGACTGTCGTGGTGTACACGGCCATCGAGAACGAGCAGATCGCCGACTACATGAAGGCGCTGAACAAGACCCTGCCGAACATCGAGCTCAAGATGCTGCGGCTGTCCACCGGCGACATCTCGGCCCGGTTCATGGCTGAGAAGGACAACATGCAGGCGGAGGCTATCTGGGGCGTCGGCGCGACGAACATCCTGATCTTCAAAACCGC
Protein-coding regions in this window:
- a CDS encoding SDR family oxidoreductase — its product is MPGRLTGKVALITGAGMGMGREAAVLFAEEGARVVACDIIKTAADETAALVEKAGGQAVAVIGDVAVEDDVKKMVEEGVKRFGALHVLYNNAGVLWKDKDRSVLETDGAQWDRVMAINLKSVFWVTKHGIPYLKQAGGGSIILVGSVSALAGFTRAQDAYTAAKGALISLNKSLAIQFAKDRIRSNIIHPGIVETPLQAPYLTPELRAEFNTGIPLGRIGQPRDIAYAALFLASEESSFMTGAEMIVDGGFMAQ